Part of the Dehalococcoidales bacterium genome, CCCGTACACCGATACGGGGTCGGAATGGTATCGGCCGCTACACGCCAGCATAACAACAATCAGCTTCACCCGTTCCAGCCATTAATCACTGAAAAAATCATCCGCTTACCGCGTGGGAATCAGGCAGTGTAAACACGAAAATATTTAATAATATTTTATGAACTTACCTCATAATAGTATTGTTATCTCCGGCAAAATGCTTTATAATGAAATAACTGCGGAGTAAAGAAGGATGGCAGGCAAGGATTACTACAACATATTAGGCATCAAACGGAATGCCAGCGATCAGGAAATAAAGCAGGCTTACCGGCGGTTAGCCCGTAAGCATCACCCTGACGTTAATCCCGATGACAAGTCAGCAGAGGCCAGGTTTAAGGAGATAAATGAGGCTTATGAGGTCTTATCGGATAAGGATAAGCGGCAGAAGTATGACCAGTACGGAGACCAGTGGCAGCACGCTGACCAGTTCGCCAAAGCCGGGGCGCAGCAGACACCTTTCCGGGATTTCCAGAAGGAGGGCGCTCAAAACGTCCGCTTTGAGCACGGTGATTTAGACAATCTGTTCGGTGATCTGTTCGGCAGCTTCACGGGGACTTCCCGCCGCCAGGCGCGGGCGAGACGCGGCCGTGATATAGAAACCCCGGTTGAGGTGACCCTGGAGGAAGCCTACCATGGAACCAGCCGCAACATCAGCCTCACCAGTGAACAAGCCTGCCCCAGTTGCCATGGCTCCGGCCGGATAGAGAAGCGCGTGTGTGCGATATGCCAGGGCGCAGGCGTCACCGCCGGTTTGAAACAACTCGAAGTCAAGATACCGCCCGGGGTTGATACCGGCTCCCGGGTACGCATCGCCGGTAAGGGAGAGCCAGGCTATGCCGGGGGCAGCAGCGGAGACCTGTACCTCAAAATATCG contains:
- a CDS encoding DnaJ C-terminal domain-containing protein; this encodes MAGKDYYNILGIKRNASDQEIKQAYRRLARKHHPDVNPDDKSAEARFKEINEAYEVLSDKDKRQKYDQYGDQWQHADQFAKAGAQQTPFRDFQKEGAQNVRFEHGDLDNLFGDLFGSFTGTSRRQARARRGRDIETPVEVTLEEAYHGTSRNISLTSEQACPSCHGSGRIEKRVCAICQGAGVTAGLKQLEVKIPPGVDTGSRVRIAGKGEPGYAGGSSGDLYLKISVKPQHLFERKGDDLYVDVPVPLTVAVLGGETQVPTPKGKLSLKIPPETQNGRAFRLAGQGMPHLGNSSRGNLVARVKVILPTRLSAEEKKLFEQLSELRPDSG